The Corvus moneduloides isolate bCorMon1 chromosome 5, bCorMon1.pri, whole genome shotgun sequence genome includes a region encoding these proteins:
- the NOA1 gene encoding nitric oxide-associated protein 1 has translation MLRLGPALLARLARAQPRAPPRRCGAAAAAGGGEEQERFVFLEYEPDPAERAAAAAAALRREREPKPRRGRGAAAAVPSLSDPSVPPSGVSCSGCGAELQCGDGGAPGFVPAEKYRSLLSEGPAALRGAVCQRCWALAHHGSALRLRLPPDEHRRVLSAALRRPPRHGRGPLLLYVLDVMELPDPVLPQLPALLGPDVPAAGVLVVGNKVDLLPADCRGHLGRLRERVAAACARAGLRGAALVDIRLVSAKTGFGVEGLVSRLQRSWKCAGDVYLLGATNSGKSTLFNTLLRSDYCKSRAPDIIDRATVSPWPGTTLNLLKFPIINPTCDRIFRRQERLKQEAAKTEDQLSSEEKKHLNQLKKQGYVVGRVGRTFQQQKSCSEIDFDPDMLSYSMDEDPRDPPKMHEEREEFTHNEVKDARWCFDTPGIVKEDCVLNLLTEKEVKLVLPSHAIVPRTFILKPGMVLFLAALGRIDYLEGDKPAWFSVLASNLLPVHVTTLSNADAVYEKHTAQEFLKVPMGGEERMKEFPPLVPQDITLKGIDTTEAVADIKLSSAGWVAVTAHAEEELLLRAYTPKGTALVVREPPLLPYISSIRGARIPGTPAYRTKKPPSFVENLRTVGSR, from the exons ATGCTCCGCCTGGGCCCCGCGCTCCTGGCCCGCCTGGCCCGCGcccagccccgcgccccgccgcggcggtgcggggcggcggcagcagcgggcGGTGGCGAGGAGCAGGAGCGCTTCGTCTTCCTCGAGTACGAGCCGGACCCGGCTGagagggcggcggcggcggcggcggcgctccGCCGGGAGCGGGAGCCGAAgccgcggcgggggcgcggcgcAGCGGCGGCAGTACCGAGCCTGTCCGACCCGTCGGTGCCGCCGAGCGGCGTGAGCTGCTCGGGCTGCGGGGCCGAGCTGCAGTGCGGGGACGGCGGCGCGCCGGGCTTCGTGCCGGCCGAGAAGTACCGCAGCCTCCTGTCCGAGGGCCCCGCGGCGCTGCGCGGCGCCGTGTGCCAGCGGTGCTGGGCGCTGGCGCACCACGGGAGCGCCCTGCGGCTGCGGCTGCCGCCCGACGAGCACCGCCGCGTGCTGAGCGCGGCCCtgcgccgcccgccgcgccaCGGCCGCGGGCCGCTGCTGCTCTACGTGCTGGATGTGATGGAGCTGCCCGACCCGGTGCTGCCGCAGCTGCCGGCGCTGCTGGGCCCCGACGTGCCCGCCGCGGGCGTGCTGGTGGTGGGCAACAAGGTGGACCTGCTGCCCGCGGACTGCCGCGGGCACCTGGGGCGGCTGCGGGAGCGGGTGGCGGCGGCCTGCGcccgggccgggctgcggggAGCCGCGCTGGTGGATATTCGCCTGGTGAGCGCCAAGACGGGCTTCGGTGTGGAGGGGCTGGTCAGCCGGCTGCAGCGCTCCTGGAAGTGTGCTGGCGATGTCTACCTGCTGGGTGCTACTAACTCTGGCAAGTCTACTCTCTTCAACACCCTGCTGCGCTCCGACTACTGCAAGTCCCGCGCCCCCGACATCATCGACAGGGCCACCGTGTCCCCGTGGCCAG gaaCAACACTGAACCTGTTGAAATTTCCAATTATTAATCCTACGTGTGACAGGATATTCCGAAGGCAGGAGAGGCTAAAACAAGAGGCAGCAAAAACAGAAGATCAGCtaagcagtgaagaaaaaaaacaccttaaTCAACTTAAAAAGCAAGGTTACGTAGTGG GAAGAGTTGGAAGAACATTTCAACAGCAGAAGTCTTGCTCTGAGATTGACTTCGACCCTGACATGCTCTCCTACAGCATGGATGAAGATCCCAGAGATCCCCCTAAGATGCATGAGGAAAGGGAGGAGTTCACACACAATGAAGTGAAAGATGCTCGGTGGTGTTTTGACACTCCAGGAATTGTAAAGGAAGACTGT GTTTTAAATCTCCTGACAGAGAAGGAAgtaaagctggttttgccatcacATGCCATTGTTCCACGGACCTTCATTCTCAAGCCAGGAATGGTCTTATTTCTAGCAGCCTTGGGACGTATAGACTACTTAGAG GGGGATAAGCCTGCCTGGTTTTCTGTCTTGGCTTCCAATCTGTTGCCAGTCCACGTAACTACGCTGAGTAATGCTGATGCTGTCTATGAGAAGCACACAGCCCAAGAGTTCCTAAAG GTTCCCATGGGTGGGGAAGAGAGAATGAAAGAGTTCCCCCCACTTGTCCCTCAGGACATTACACTGAAGGGAATTGATACCACTGAGGCAGTTGCAGATATCAAGCTTTCCTCTGCAG GCTGGGTGGCAGTGACGGCTCACGCGGAAGAGGAATTGCTGCTCCGAGCCTACACTCCCAAGGGCACTGCGCTGGTGGTGCGGGAGCCTCCGCTTTTGCCTTACATCAGTAGCATCAGAGGGGCACGGATCCCAGGCACTCCTGCCTACAGGACCAAAAAGCCTCCCTCCTTTGTGGAAAACCTAAGAACTGTGGGAAGCAGATAG